The following coding sequences lie in one Triticum urartu cultivar G1812 unplaced genomic scaffold, Tu2.1 TuUngrouped_contig_330, whole genome shotgun sequence genomic window:
- the LOC125527219 gene encoding wall-associated receptor kinase 1-like has translation MWMVILLLAGRLAAAIAEQEPPITIHPDCPSQCGDMSIPYPFGMKPGCFLPGFEVTCNDTFIPHRAFIAYGAFQQSMTGFYTPPDQGNETFVLNDGPVNTPMELMDISLSSAYVRVYAMVSSDCKINSTHHSFVRRRTYAPAPSFLISASHNVLIGVGLNVEAELSDSMRGTFGTEISRCTSLPTRVIAKDGPCRGQGCCEAALPNDVPFIAPVADKKRTEWWRAGTNCSTAMLVHKGWYNYSSADVYGGEAYFSNKFPKGVPQVFDFAIGNGSCPAQGQPSPQGYACLSGNSSCLDATNRTGYVCKCWEHYDGNPYVPGGCQDIDECVLRERHPQLHALYPCSSGGICKDRLGGYDCPCKPGMKGDGKTGTCTEKFPLPAKVAVGVVGGISMAFVLVLFVLFMSERKKMRESFIRNGGPLLEKINNIKIFREAELKRITKNYSHVLGSGAFGVVYKGFLDDRHIAVKKSKNITKAQKDQFANEVIVQSRVIHKNIVRLIGCCLEVDVPILVYEFISNGSLEDILYDKSRIPLTIDQRLVIAAESAEGLAYMHSKTSANIQHGDVKPANILLDDTYTPKISDFGISRLIARGDAQHSEEVIGDNNYMDPVYRETGLLTDKSDVYSFGLVLFELITGKKANCGDSCSFVLNHLGTYTRENRANVMYDMKIKEEKDFELLQILAEIARKCLHHNVEERPEMTDIAESLQNIRKARNK, from the exons ATGTGGATGGTGATACTGCTCCTCGCAGGAAGGCTGGCGGCAGCAATTGCCGAGCAAGAACCGCCCATCACAATTCATCCAGACTGCCCCAGCCAGTGCGGGGACATGAGCATTCCGTACCCCTTTGGCATGAAACCTGGCTGCTTCCTCCCGGGCTTCGAGGTCACCTGCAACGACACATTCATTCCTCATCGCGCCTTCATCGCGTACGGAGCATTCCAGCAGAGTATGACGGGGTTCTACACTCCTCCAGACCAAGGCAACGAGACTTTCGTACTGAATGATGGGCCGGTTAATACACCGATGGAGCTCATGGACATCTCGCTCTCTTCAGCTTACGTGCGGGTATATGCCATGGTGAGCTCCGACTGCAAAATAAACTCAACCCACCACTCCTTCGTCCGTCGTCGAACATATGCCCCCGCTCCTTCTTTTCTCATCTCAGCAAGCCACAATGTTCTCATCGGCGTCGGATTGAACGTCGAGGCTGAGCTCTCCGACTCGATGCGTGGCACCTTTGGAACCGAAATAAGCAGGTGCACTTCCCTTCCTACCAGAGTAATCGCCAAAGATGGCCCGTGCAGAGGTCAAGGCTGCTGTGAGGCTGCCCTACCCAATGACGTGCCATTCATAGCGCCGGTGGCTGACAAGAAGAGGACAGAGTGGTGGAGGGCCGGCACCAACTGCTCCACAGCAATGCTGGTGCACAAGGGATGGTACAACTACTCCTCGGCGGATGTCTACGGCGGCGAGGCCTACTTCTCCAACAAATTCCCCAAGGGCGTCCCCCAAGTTTTCGACTTTGCCATCGGGAATGGTTCTTGCCCTGCGCAAGGCCAGCCCTCACCCCAGGGCTATGCGTGTCTCAGCGGCAACAGCTCGTGCCTCGACGCTACCAACAGGACCGGTTATGTCTGCAAATGTTGGGAGCACTACGATGGCAACCCTTATGTTCCTGGTGGATGCCAAG ACATCGATGAGTGTGTTCTACGGGAGCGGCATCCTCAGCTCCATGCTCTGTACCCATGCTCAAGTGGCGGGATCTGCAAGGACAGGTTAGGAGGCTACGACTGTCCTTGCAAGCCCGGGATGAAAGGCGACGGTAAGACAGGAACCTGCACCGAGAAATTCCCGCTACCAGCTAAGGTGGCTGTAG GCGTTGTAGGTGGTATTTCTATGGCTTTTGTCCTTGTGCTGTTTGTTCTTTTCATGAGTGAGAGGAAAAAGATGAGAGAATCTTTCATAAGAAATGGTGGTCCTTTACTGGAGAAAATAAACAATATCAAGATCTTCAGAGAGGCGGAGCTAAAGAGAATCACAAAAAACTATAGCCATGTCCTTGGAAGTGGTGCCTTTGGTGTGGTATACAAGGGGTTTCTTGATGATAGACATATAGCAGTGAAGAAGTCCAAAAATATCACTAAAGCACAGAAGGACCAGTTTGCAAATGAGGTCATTGTCCAATCACGAGTTATCCACAAGAACATCGTGAGACTCATAGGTTGCTGTTTAGAGGTTGATGTTCCTATTTTGGTATATGAGTTTATCTCCAATGGTAGCCTTGAAGACATCCTCTATGATAAAAGCAGAATTCCTCTCACAATTGATCAACGTTTAGTCATTGCTGCGGAATCTGCAGAAGGTCTCGCTTATATGCATTCGAAGACATCTGCCAACATCCAACATGGTGATGTTAAACCAGCAAACATACTTTTGGATGATACTTATACACCAAAAATATCAGATTTTGGAATATCAAGGTTAATTGCCAGAGGTGATGCACAGCACAGCGAAGAGGTCATTGGTGACAACAATTACATGGACCCAGTCTATCGAGAAACTGGCCTGTTGACCGACAAAAGTGACGTTTATAGCTTTGGTCTTGTGCTCTTTGAGCTCATCACTGGAAAGAAAGCAAATTGTGGTGATAGTTGCAGCTTTGTTCTCAATCACCTTGGCACATACACAAGAGAGAACAGAGCAAATGTCATGTatgacatgaaaatcaaagaaGAGAAGGACTTTGAGCTTCTGCAAATTCTTGCTGAGATTGCCAGAAAGTGCTTACACCATAATGTCGAGGAAAGGCCAGAGATGACAGATATAGCTGAAAGTCTCCAGAAT